TTGCTCACCGTCTCGCAACGTCGTGTCAAATATGATAATTCGTTCTTTATCACCCATTGAAATAACTCCTTTTGTTTAGAGTGAAATGCCGCTCGAAAAAATGCTTTAATTTTGGTTGAATGAAAAAGATCAGTCTTGTGAAAAATGTTATCAGGCTAAGTCGGTAATTTTTCCACACTGAGAAAAAGTAAATCAGAAAATGGCAATGAAAATCCGTGCCATTCTGAGCCGTTAGGCGAAGAATCCACTTATTCGTCTTGCGCCCAGCATAACAGAACGCTGTCATTAGTAGCAGTGGAGACGAACCCCTCTATTCGTCCCCGCCCGAATCAAAAAAACTACTTCACCGCATCCAACGAGGTGAGGATTTGCTCAGTCATCTCGGTGGTGCTAGCAAGTTTGCAGCCTTCGCTCTTAATGTCGCCGGTGCGATAGCCTTTTGAAAGCGTGTCCTCGATGGCGCTGTAAATCAGCTTGCCGGCTTCCGGCAAATCGAGCGTGTTTTCAAACATCATCGCAACGGAGGCGAGCGTAGCCAGCGGATTGGCTTTGTTTTGTCCCGCAATGTCCGGTGCGCTGCCGTGAATCGGTTCGTAAAGCGCGTACTTATCACCGAGACTTGCCGACGGAAGCATTCCTAAGCTGCCAGTAATCATGCCGGAAATGTCGCTGATGATGTCGCCAAACAAATTGCTGGTCACAATTACATCGAACTGCTTCGGATTTCTAACGACTTGCATCGCCGCGTTATCCACATACATGTCATTTAAAACGACATCTTGATAATCCTTGTGAACTTCATGCACAATTTGTCGCCAGAACTGCGAAACCTCCAACACATTAGCCTTGTCAATACTGGTAACTTTTTTGCCGCGTTTGCGAGCCAATTCAAAGGCTTGGCGGGCAATGCGTTCCACCTCGTATTTTTCATAAACCATCGTGTTCCAGCCCTTTTCCTCGTCGTAGCCGCGTGGCTGGCCGAAGTAAATGCCGCCGGTCAGTTCGCGCACCACCACAAAGTCCGTGCCTTGGATGATGTCTTTCTTCAGGGAAGACGCATCGGCCAGCGCGTCAAAGACTTTCGCCGGACGAATGTTGGCATAAAGGCCAAGCTCTTTGCGGAGCTTCAAAAGAGCTGCTTCTGGCTTTTTATTGTGCGGCAAGTTTTCCCATTTCGGGCCGCCGACCGCGCCAAGCAAAACGGCGTCGGCATTTTTGCACGCCGCCAAAGTTTCTTCGGTGAGCATTTCGCCGTGCGCGTCGTAAGAACAGCCGCCGAACAAATGCTCTTCTATGGAAATTTCCAGATCAAATTTTGGTGCAACTTTTTCAATCACTTGCACCGCAGACGCTACAACCTCTTGCCCGATGCCGTCGCCGGGCAACGAAACGATTTTTATGCTTCTCATACTCCTGCGTCTGCTTTTGGATTTTTCTTAAATAACCAGCTCATCATGCCGCGCAATTTTTCGCCAACACCTTCAATTTTATGCTCGCGGTTGGATTTGCGAAGTGCTTCCATGCTTTTATAACCAGAGTTGCACTCGTCGATGAATTCTTTCGCAAATGTGCCGTCTTGAACTTCTTTCAGGACTTGGCGCATGTTTTGGCGAACTTCGTCGGTGATGATTCTCGGGCCGCGTGTCATGCCGCCGTACTCTGCGGTGTCGCTGACGGAATAGTTCATGCGCGAAAGACCGCCTTCGTAATACAAATCGACGATGAGCTTCAGCTCGTGCATACATTCGAAGTAAGCAAGCTCGGCTGGATAACCGCCTTCAACAAGCGTGTCGAACCCGGCTTTGATAAGCTCAGCTGAGCCGCCGCAAAGCACGGCTTGCTCACCGAAAAGGTCGGTTTCGGTTTCGTCTTTAAAGTTCGTTTCGATAACACCCGCTTTTGTGCCGCCAAGACCTTTTGCCCAAGCAAGCGCAATGTCTTTAGCTTTTCCATCTACATTTTGATGAACGGCGATTAAGCAAGGAACACCGGCACCTTCAACAAAAGTTCTTCTGACAAGATGGCCTGGGCTCTTCGGCGCAATCATGATGACATTGACATTGGCAGGCGGAACAATTTGCTTGTAATGAATATTGAAACCATGTCCGAATGCCAGCGTGTCGCCAGGTTTTAGGTTGGGTGCAATGTCATTTTCATACACGGCTTTTTGCACTTGGTCAGGAATGAGCACCATGATAATATCCGCCCATTTAACGGCTTCTGCTGTTTTTTCAACCATGAGGCCAGCCTTTTCAGCTTTTACCCATGAAGCGCTGTTTTCTTTCAAGCCAACGCAAACATTCATGCCACTATCTTTCAAG
Above is a window of Chloroherpeton thalassium ATCC 35110 DNA encoding:
- the leuB gene encoding 3-isopropylmalate dehydrogenase, with translation MRSIKIVSLPGDGIGQEVVASAVQVIEKVAPKFDLEISIEEHLFGGCSYDAHGEMLTEETLAACKNADAVLLGAVGGPKWENLPHNKKPEAALLKLRKELGLYANIRPAKVFDALADASSLKKDIIQGTDFVVVRELTGGIYFGQPRGYDEEKGWNTMVYEKYEVERIARQAFELARKRGKKVTSIDKANVLEVSQFWRQIVHEVHKDYQDVVLNDMYVDNAAMQVVRNPKQFDVIVTSNLFGDIISDISGMITGSLGMLPSASLGDKYALYEPIHGSAPDIAGQNKANPLATLASVAMMFENTLDLPEAGKLIYSAIEDTLSKGYRTGDIKSEGCKLASTTEMTEQILTSLDAVK
- the ilvC gene encoding ketol-acid reductoisomerase, giving the protein MKVYYENDADLALLADKKIAVLGFGSQGHAHALNLKDSGMNVCVGLKENSASWVKAEKAGLMVEKTAEAVKWADIIMVLIPDQVQKAVYENDIAPNLKPGDTLAFGHGFNIHYKQIVPPANVNVIMIAPKSPGHLVRRTFVEGAGVPCLIAVHQNVDGKAKDIALAWAKGLGGTKAGVIETNFKDETETDLFGEQAVLCGGSAELIKAGFDTLVEGGYPAELAYFECMHELKLIVDLYYEGGLSRMNYSVSDTAEYGGMTRGPRIITDEVRQNMRQVLKEVQDGTFAKEFIDECNSGYKSMEALRKSNREHKIEGVGEKLRGMMSWLFKKNPKADAGV